In Aspergillus nidulans FGSC A4 chromosome II, a single window of DNA contains:
- a CDS encoding uncharacterized protein (transcript_id=CADANIAT00004144): MDASVQPGHHLTFAAGVRAPAPGAEPSHRTAEQACRECRRRKSKCDRAIPVCRLCSKYKRQCTYEKPARTPLTRTHLSRVENELARTKALLRRFMPDAAALEDSHGLEDSRDEGAGQDANAAESGDGHPSVQPGPALCHDVVDGTLPQLGHVGHDARGATLPSPLDSGSHAQQMRMSPHSTMAAVGAEPIMHPASESRSTGTTAFSLETPPSSSNFEWDERAGVDNKFVDGMASLTSRSNEGGYLETRDDDAGDSNGQVHEYECRASIPFVLNTMSQLEPFVDAFFRLYHCSYPIVHEATFRAQFMEIIPRPPGNTWQVLLFVISALGVFTSSTATSTSDVDLALFDAAKERLSIDVLETGNLVLVQALTLISNYLQKRNKPNSGYNYMGLARRVAMGIGLHKEFPTWDASLLTLEMRRRVWYCLYIFDIGAMITFSRPLDFPVEGVDVKLPMNAHDSDITSTTRHLPPPAYETTIYSHLRAQAQFHLATSSIYSKIISHPLPSATELLQLDDTLIGGWLANLAPYFAEPAVQPQKFALAHAILCWRYRNFRILMYRPFLVGRVMVRSRGAGTQGQEVGTDIDLAIERCLAAAAEAVELICTFWLTQVHHRTMMACWYGLYFLFQAILISVICLRNDPQSPLAQGWRSQISQAIEVLESMALMNSSARRCLRVITDLCGNYLQSGQGPDIRDGIGVNGDGWRPTEESPQTQLASLYPLMWPTLDMGMGLGVEGNSIMYGFLYLHSKASYPLLS, from the exons ATGGACGCTAGCGTGCAGCCCGGCCATCATCTCACCTTTGCCGCCGGTGTCCGGGCTCCCGCACCCGGCGCGGAGCCCAGTCACCGTACAGCCGAACAGGCTTGCCGGGAGTGTCGCCGGCGTAAGTCCAAGTGCGACAGGGCAATCCCTGTTTGTCGATTATGCAGCAAGTATAAGCGACAGTGTACGTATGAGAAACCGGCGCGTACGCCGCTTACGCGCACGCACCTGTCCCGGGTCGAGAATGAGCTTGCTCGGACCAAGGCGTTGCTGAGACGGTTTATGCCTGACGCTGCTGCTCTCGAAGATTCTCATGGCTTAGAAGATTCGAGAGACGAAGGGGCTGGTCAGGATGCTAATGCTGCCGAGTCAGGAGACGGCCATCCCTCCGTTCAGCCAGGGCCAGCCCTGTGCCACGATGTCGTGGACGGCACTCTACCCCAGTTAGGCCATGTGGGCCATGACGCTAGAGGTGCAACCCTTCCCAGCCCGTTGGATAGCGGCAGTCACGCCCAGCAGATGCGGATGAGTCCTCATTCAACGATGGCCGCAGTCGGGGCGGAGCCAATCATGCATCCGGCTTCAGAGTCGCGTTCAACTGGGACCACGGCGTTCTCGCTCGAGACGCCCCCGTCAAGCAGCAACTTCGAATGGGACGAGAGGGCGGGCGTGGACAACAAATTCGTTGATGGAATGGCCAGTTTGACCAGCCGGTCGAACGAGGGTGGTTACCTTG AAACTAGGGATGATGACGCTGGCGACAGCAATGGCCAAGTTCACGAGTATGAATGCAGAGCAAGCATCCCCTTCGTGTTGAACACCATGTCACAGCTCGAACCCTTCGTGGATGCGTTTTTCCGGCTATACCATTGCTCCTACCCGATCGTACACGAAGCAACCTTTCGCGCCCAGTTCATGGAGATCATCCCGCGTCCGCCAGGGAATACGTGGCAGGTCCTACTGTTCGTGATCTCAGCCTTGGGCGTCTTCACTTCGTCTACCGCAACCAGCACCAGCGATGTCGACCTTGCCCTCTTCGACGCCGCTAAAGAACGGCTGTCCATCGACGTGCTCGAGACAGGAAACTTGGTCCTCGTCCAAGCGCTGACGCTCATATCCAATTATCTCCAGAAACGCAACAAGCCAAACTCCGGGTATAACTATATGGGGCTCGCAAGGCGCGTCGCGATGGGGATCGGCTTGCATAAGGAGTTTCCTACATGGGATGCATCCCTCTTAACGCTTGAAATGAGGAGGCGGGTCTGGTATTGTCTTTACATCTTTGACATTGGGGCAATGATCACATTTTCGAGGCCGCTGGATTTCCCcgtagagggtgttgatgtgAAGCTTCCCATGAATGCTCATGACAGC GATATCACATCCACCACGAGGCACCTACCACCGCCGGCCTATGAAACGACAATTTACAGTCATCTGCGCGCACAGGCGCAATTCCACCTTGCCACAAGCTCCATCTACTCAAAGATCAtctctcatcctctccccTCGGCAACTGAACTGCTGCAACTAGACGACACATTGAtcggtggctggctggcCAACCTGGCGCCTTACTTCGCCGAGCCTGCTGTCCAGCCGCAGAAATTTGCCCTCGCCCATGCGATCCTTTGCTGGCGGTATCGCAATTTTAGGATACTCATGTATCGGCCGTTTTTGGTGGGAAGGGTCATGGTTCGCTCCCGTGGTGCTGGAACGCAAGGACAGGAAGTCGGCACGGATATAGACCTTGCCATCGAGCGTTgcctcgccgccgcagccgaAGCTGTGGAGCTTATCTGCACGTTCTGGTTGACTCAAGTCCACCATCGGACCATGATGGCCTGCTGGTACGGGCTCtactttctctttcaggCAATTCTGATCTCCGTAATCTGTCTCCGCAATGACCCGCAGTCACCTCTTGCGCAGGGCTGGAGAAGCCAAATATCCCAGGCCATAGAGGTGCTGGAATCAATGGCGCTCATGAACTCGAGTGCACGGAGGTGCTTGCGCGTAATTACTGATCTATGCGGGAATTACCTGCAGTCTGGACAAGGGCCAGATATTAGAGATGGTATTGGTGTGAATGGCGATGGCTGGAGGCCGACAGAGGAATCGCCGCAAACGCAGCTGGCGAGCCTGTATCCGCTTATGTGGCCGACGTTGGATATGGGAATGGGATTGGGGGTTGAGGGGAATTCAATCATGTACGGTTTCCTATATCTTCATTCTAAGGCATCCTACCCCTTGTTATCGTAG